From a single Alkalihalophilus pseudofirmus genomic region:
- a CDS encoding dihydroorotase has protein sequence MITTLKNGFILSESGELVRADVSFENGKLVSTIPNDAEQQIIDVAGKLITPGFVDVHVHLREPGGEKKETIETGTKAAARGGFTTICAMPNTRPTPDTKEQLNWMNDRIKETASVNVLPYAAITTRLLGRELTNFEELKESGAFAFTDDGVGIQSASMMLEAMRKAAALDMAIVAHCEENTLIQNGSVHEGRFSKENGLNGIPSVCESVHIARDVLLAEAAGVHYHVCHISTKESVRVVRDAKRAGIRVTAEVTPHHLLLCEDDIDGLDANYKMNPPLRSKEDQEALIEGLLDGTIDFIATDHAPHTAEEKAQGIERAPFGIVGLETAFTLLNTHLVKKNVITLKQLIDWLTVAPAKTFKLNAGGLKEGAAADLCVIDLEQVETINPDDFASKGKNTPFKGWKTTGWPMMTFVGGELVWEKERVK, from the coding sequence ATGATTACAACATTAAAAAATGGCTTCATCTTATCAGAATCTGGTGAATTAGTAAGAGCAGATGTTTCTTTTGAAAATGGAAAACTAGTGAGCACCATCCCAAACGATGCAGAGCAACAGATCATCGATGTGGCAGGAAAGTTAATCACTCCAGGATTTGTTGATGTGCATGTACATCTCCGTGAGCCCGGCGGTGAAAAGAAAGAAACGATCGAGACGGGAACTAAAGCGGCAGCAAGAGGTGGATTCACGACCATTTGTGCAATGCCTAATACAAGACCTACACCTGACACAAAGGAACAACTTAACTGGATGAATGATCGCATTAAAGAGACAGCAAGTGTAAATGTACTGCCTTATGCAGCGATTACGACACGATTGCTTGGCCGTGAATTAACCAATTTCGAAGAGCTAAAAGAGTCAGGTGCATTTGCATTCACTGATGATGGTGTTGGAATTCAGTCAGCTAGTATGATGCTAGAAGCGATGAGAAAGGCAGCAGCACTTGATATGGCGATTGTTGCTCACTGTGAAGAAAATACACTTATTCAAAATGGTTCAGTACATGAGGGACGTTTCTCTAAAGAAAATGGCTTGAATGGCATTCCTTCAGTATGTGAATCCGTACATATTGCAAGAGACGTGCTGCTCGCCGAAGCTGCAGGTGTTCATTATCATGTGTGTCATATTTCAACAAAAGAATCAGTCCGAGTGGTACGTGATGCCAAACGCGCTGGTATACGAGTAACAGCAGAAGTAACACCGCACCACTTGCTCCTATGTGAAGACGACATTGACGGGCTGGATGCAAACTATAAAATGAATCCTCCCCTTCGCAGCAAGGAAGATCAGGAGGCATTAATTGAGGGACTGCTAGATGGAACGATCGATTTCATTGCGACCGATCATGCACCGCATACAGCTGAAGAGAAAGCACAAGGAATCGAACGTGCACCATTTGGCATTGTAGGTCTTGAAACTGCATTTACCTTACTAAATACACATCTAGTGAAGAAGAACGTAATTACATTAAAACAGCTGATTGATTGGCTGACAGTAGCACCAGCCAAAACATTTAAGCTGAATGCGGGTGGATTAAAAGAAGGTGCTGCGGCAGACCTTTGTGTGATTGACTTAGAGCAGGTGGAAACGATTAACCCAGATGATTTTGCATCTAAAGGTAAAAATACACCTTTTAAAGGCTGGAAGACAAC
- a CDS encoding aspartate carbamoyltransferase catalytic subunit, with the protein MRGLHTMTDLTLQEIDWILAEAEAFSKGMSWRPLNQLFVANLFFEPSTRTKMSFEVAERKLGLEILSFDGETSSVQKGETLYDTAKTLESIGANVLVIRHPQNEYYEEIKSKLEIPVINAGDGCGQHPTQSLLDLLTIKQEFGTFQGLRVVICGDLRHSRVARSNAEILTRLGANVMISGPKEWMEGFGSHYRYISMDTAAEKSDVMMLLRIQNERHQQNNELTNELYHSRFGLTVEREARMQKHAIIMHPAPVNRGVEIASELVESRRSRIFKQMQNGVYVRMAVLKRALEQIQ; encoded by the coding sequence GTGAGAGGACTTCATACAATGACGGATTTGACTCTTCAAGAGATTGACTGGATTTTAGCTGAGGCTGAAGCATTCTCCAAGGGAATGAGCTGGAGACCTTTAAATCAACTGTTTGTTGCCAACTTATTTTTTGAGCCGAGCACCCGTACAAAAATGAGTTTTGAAGTTGCTGAACGAAAGCTTGGACTAGAAATTCTCTCTTTTGACGGAGAAACATCAAGCGTACAAAAAGGAGAAACTCTGTATGATACAGCTAAAACACTTGAGTCAATCGGTGCGAACGTTCTAGTCATCAGACATCCGCAAAATGAGTATTACGAAGAAATCAAAAGTAAGCTCGAAATTCCAGTCATAAATGCAGGGGATGGTTGCGGCCAGCACCCTACACAATCACTGTTGGACCTTCTTACGATTAAACAAGAATTTGGAACATTTCAAGGTCTCAGGGTCGTAATCTGCGGTGATCTCAGGCATAGCCGCGTCGCACGTTCTAATGCAGAAATCTTAACTAGATTAGGTGCAAATGTGATGATCTCTGGACCAAAAGAATGGATGGAAGGTTTCGGCAGCCACTATCGTTATATTTCAATGGACACAGCAGCTGAGAAGTCTGATGTCATGATGCTGCTTCGAATCCAAAATGAACGCCATCAACAAAATAATGAACTTACCAATGAGCTTTATCATAGCCGCTTTGGATTAACAGTTGAAAGAGAAGCAAGAATGCAAAAACATGCCATTATTATGCATCCGGCACCTGTAAATAGAGGGGTAGAAATTGCAAGTGAGTTAGTAGAATCAAGACGGTCTAGAATTTTTAAACAAATGCAAAATGGGGTCTATGTTCGTATGGCAGTCCTAAAGCGTGCATTAGAACAAATTCAATAA
- a CDS encoding solute carrier family 23 protein: protein MKQQTEIGIRDIPRFDKWFVLSLQHLCAMFGATILVPFLVGLSPSVALLSSGLGTLAYLLITKGQVPAYLGSSFAFIAPILAATSLGGPEGAMLGSFLAGLVYGAVALLIKTSGVGWIMKLLPPIVVGPVIIVIGLGLAGVAIDMAMYIPGLDEQVYSTTHFTTALVTLLITIIVSMFFKGFLGLVPIMFGIIGGYLFAYTQGLVDFTPVREAAWIAAPEMLIPFVSYTPQWSWAIAFIMMPIAVVTIAEHIGDQMVLSKVVGKNFIKKPGLHRSILGDGVATMIASFIGGPPNTTYGENIGVLAITRVFSVFVIGGAATLAIGFAFIGKISALISTIPTAVMGGVSILLFGVIASSGLRMLIDNNINLGSKRNLIISSVILVIGIGGAFIQVTDEIQLAGMALATIIGMLLHLVLPNKEESYSKKDPFAEDEKQAA, encoded by the coding sequence ATGAAACAACAAACAGAAATCGGAATTAGAGACATACCCCGTTTTGACAAATGGTTCGTATTAAGTCTTCAACATTTATGTGCCATGTTTGGAGCAACCATTCTTGTCCCATTTTTAGTCGGCTTATCTCCATCCGTTGCCCTATTATCAAGCGGTCTCGGAACTTTAGCTTACTTGCTGATCACAAAAGGACAGGTGCCAGCTTATCTAGGGTCATCCTTCGCCTTCATTGCACCAATCCTTGCTGCCACATCGCTAGGCGGACCAGAAGGAGCAATGCTTGGAAGTTTCTTAGCAGGTCTTGTTTACGGAGCAGTTGCTTTATTAATCAAAACGAGCGGAGTAGGCTGGATTATGAAACTCCTGCCACCGATTGTAGTAGGTCCTGTTATTATCGTAATCGGTCTAGGGTTAGCAGGTGTCGCAATTGATATGGCGATGTATATACCAGGTCTTGATGAACAAGTTTACAGCACAACCCACTTTACAACAGCACTAGTAACACTGTTAATTACCATTATCGTTTCAATGTTCTTTAAAGGATTTTTAGGTCTTGTACCAATCATGTTTGGAATTATCGGCGGGTACTTATTCGCTTATACTCAAGGGTTGGTTGATTTTACTCCCGTTAGAGAGGCAGCTTGGATTGCTGCACCAGAAATGCTGATCCCATTTGTGAGCTACACACCGCAATGGTCATGGGCGATCGCCTTCATTATGATGCCGATTGCGGTTGTCACAATCGCTGAACATATCGGTGATCAAATGGTATTGAGTAAAGTCGTTGGCAAGAATTTTATTAAGAAACCAGGCCTGCACCGATCCATTCTTGGAGACGGAGTGGCAACAATGATTGCTTCCTTCATCGGGGGGCCGCCAAATACGACGTATGGTGAAAACATCGGCGTATTAGCGATTACAAGAGTGTTTAGTGTGTTTGTTATCGGCGGAGCAGCAACACTAGCAATCGGGTTTGCCTTCATCGGAAAAATTTCAGCACTTATCTCTACGATTCCGACTGCTGTTATGGGTGGTGTATCGATCCTCTTGTTCGGTGTGATCGCATCATCAGGTCTTAGAATGTTAATCGATAACAATATTAACCTTGGCAGTAAACGAAACTTAATTATCTCATCAGTGATTCTAGTCATTGGAATCGGCGGAGCATTCATTCAAGTAACTGATGAAATTCAACTAGCAGGCATGGCGCTTGCAACTATTATCGGAATGCTTCTTCACCTGGTGCTTCCGAATAAAGAAGAAAGCTACAGCAAAAAAGATCCATTTGCTGAAGATGAAAAACAGGCAGCTTAA
- the pyrR gene encoding bifunctional pyr operon transcriptional regulator/uracil phosphoribosyltransferase PyrR: MDHKKVRKMSRVILDEQAVRRATTRIAHEIIERNKGVERCVLVGIKTRGIYLARRLAERIEQIEGVKVEVGEVDITLYRDDLSHKSETDEPVLQGTDIPIDITDRKVILIDDVLYTGRTVRAALDALIDLGRPEQIQLAVLIDRGHRELPIRPDYVGKNVPTSKSEKIVAKLSEVDAMDEVTIEQRTE, translated from the coding sequence ATGGATCATAAGAAGGTGAGAAAAATGAGTCGAGTGATTTTAGATGAACAAGCTGTAAGGCGAGCAACTACACGAATTGCTCATGAGATTATTGAGCGAAACAAAGGAGTAGAGCGCTGCGTCTTAGTGGGTATAAAAACACGCGGGATCTACTTAGCTAGGAGACTTGCTGAGCGAATTGAGCAAATTGAAGGTGTGAAAGTAGAAGTAGGAGAGGTCGATATCACGCTCTACAGAGATGACTTGTCGCACAAGTCAGAGACGGATGAACCGGTCCTGCAGGGAACGGACATTCCAATTGATATTACCGACCGCAAAGTGATCTTAATTGATGATGTATTATATACCGGAAGAACAGTTAGAGCTGCACTCGATGCATTAATTGATTTAGGCAGGCCAGAGCAGATTCAACTAGCGGTTCTCATTGACCGGGGACATCGCGAGCTGCCGATCCGCCCTGATTATGTAGGAAAGAATGTACCGACATCTAAAAGTGAAAAAATCGTTGCTAAGCTCAGTGAAGTGGATGCAATGGATGAGGTTACAATCGAACAACGAACAGAATAA
- a CDS encoding RluA family pseudouridine synthase produces the protein MEEIQWTILEENKNERIDKFLTAQNGEWSRSQVQQWIKDGQVQVNGKATKSNYKMQVEDQVTLSIPEPEELDVIAEDIPLDVVYEDADVIVVNKPRGMVVHPAPGHYTGTLVNALLHHCKDLSGINGVIRPGIVHRIDKDTSGLLMVAKNDHAHESLVSQLKAKTTKRHYKAIVHGVIPHQHGTIEAPIGRDKKDRQSMTVTEDNSRDAVTHFTVLECFKDFTYVQCELETGRTHQIRVHMKYIGYPLAGDPKYGPKKKTLEIEGQALHAATLGFTHPRTGEELEFSAPIPEDMEHLLHYLRKK, from the coding sequence ATGGAAGAAATTCAATGGACAATTTTAGAAGAGAATAAAAACGAACGAATTGATAAATTTCTAACTGCTCAAAATGGTGAGTGGTCAAGATCTCAAGTGCAACAATGGATCAAAGACGGTCAAGTCCAAGTTAATGGAAAGGCCACTAAATCTAATTATAAAATGCAAGTAGAGGACCAAGTCACTTTATCTATTCCTGAGCCTGAAGAGTTAGACGTTATTGCAGAAGACATTCCATTAGATGTCGTGTATGAAGATGCAGATGTCATTGTGGTGAATAAACCGCGCGGTATGGTTGTACACCCAGCTCCAGGCCACTATACGGGTACACTGGTAAATGCCTTGCTGCATCATTGTAAAGATTTGTCTGGAATCAACGGTGTTATTAGGCCGGGAATTGTACACAGAATTGATAAAGATACGTCAGGATTACTGATGGTAGCAAAAAATGATCATGCACATGAATCATTAGTGAGCCAGTTAAAAGCAAAAACAACCAAACGACATTACAAAGCGATTGTGCATGGGGTCATCCCGCACCAACATGGAACGATTGAGGCGCCAATTGGTCGTGATAAAAAAGATCGTCAAAGCATGACGGTAACAGAAGATAACAGCCGCGATGCAGTGACTCACTTTACTGTACTCGAATGTTTTAAAGACTTTACGTATGTACAGTGTGAATTAGAAACAGGACGCACCCACCAAATTCGTGTTCACATGAAGTACATTGGATATCCTTTAGCTGGAGATCCTAAATACGGTCCAAAAAAGAAAACGCTCGAGATTGAAGGGCAGGCTCTGCATGCGGCAACGTTAGGTTTCACCCATCCGAGAACAGGGGAGGAGTTAGAGTTTTCTGCCCCTATCCCAGAAGATATGGAACATTTACTTCATTATTTACGAAAGAAGTAA
- the lspA gene encoding signal peptidase II, with protein MMYYIIALIVILIDQVTKWIVDTSMEIGESILVIENVLYITSHRNQGAAFGILQGQMWFFYIITTIVIIGIIYYMEKEAKGDVLFATSLALILGGAVGNFIDRVFRGEVVDFVDTFIFGYNFAIFNVADAALCIGVGLLFIKMFQDERRKKETA; from the coding sequence TTGATGTACTATATCATTGCCCTCATCGTGATTTTGATTGACCAAGTAACAAAATGGATTGTTGACACCTCAATGGAGATTGGTGAATCCATTTTAGTGATTGAGAATGTGTTATACATAACATCTCACCGTAATCAAGGGGCTGCCTTTGGTATTCTTCAAGGACAAATGTGGTTTTTCTATATTATTACGACTATCGTGATTATTGGAATTATTTATTACATGGAAAAAGAAGCAAAAGGTGATGTTTTATTTGCTACTTCCTTAGCACTAATTTTAGGCGGGGCTGTCGGTAACTTTATTGACCGCGTTTTTCGAGGAGAAGTTGTTGACTTTGTAGATACATTTATTTTTGGTTATAATTTCGCGATCTTTAACGTAGCAGATGCGGCTCTTTGTATAGGAGTCGGACTACTATTTATTAAAATGTTTCAAGATGAGCGAAGGAAGAAGGAGACAGCTTAA
- a CDS encoding TraR/DksA C4-type zinc finger protein, translating into MRNWSKQKRQLEEMKKSLEARINSDDHHESKHALSASTGELSQYDNHPADTATDLYEREKDTAIYAHLEKELADVNQALDKIENGTYGVCARTGRDIPIERLEANPTATTTVEEARAHIADDRPVEEEVLDSFGRYNYDDDDTETEFDAEDAYQSVARFNENSMIYEDASMDDGDELIGYVEELEGFLSTGIEGYTGDENVQFQRNVHYDHYMDEL; encoded by the coding sequence ATGCGGAATTGGAGTAAACAGAAAAGACAGCTAGAAGAAATGAAAAAGTCATTAGAAGCACGAATTAATTCAGATGACCATCATGAATCAAAGCATGCATTATCAGCTTCAACTGGTGAATTATCACAATATGATAATCATCCCGCTGATACGGCGACGGATCTTTATGAGCGTGAGAAAGATACAGCGATATATGCGCATCTTGAAAAAGAGCTAGCGGATGTCAATCAAGCGCTTGATAAAATTGAGAACGGGACGTACGGTGTGTGTGCACGTACAGGGAGAGATATTCCTATTGAGCGGTTAGAGGCCAATCCAACCGCAACGACAACGGTTGAAGAGGCACGAGCGCATATTGCTGATGATCGTCCTGTTGAAGAAGAGGTGCTGGATTCTTTTGGCCGCTACAACTATGACGATGATGATACAGAAACAGAGTTTGATGCAGAAGATGCATATCAATCAGTAGCCCGCTTTAATGAGAATTCGATGATTTATGAAGATGCCTCAATGGATGATGGGGATGAATTAATAGGGTATGTTGAAGAGCTAGAAGGGTTTCTCTCAACAGGAATAGAAGGGTATACTGGAGATGAGAATGTTCAGTTCCAGCGCAACGTGCATTATGATCACTATATGGATGAATTGTAG
- the ileS gene encoding isoleucine--tRNA ligase has translation MDYKQTLLMPKTDFPMRGNLPNNEPKRQEKWNEQDIYQAVQKRTEGRPLFVLHDGPPYANGDIHMGHALNKVLKDFIVRYKSMNGFHAPYVPGWDTHGLPIETALTKNGKVKRKEMTVAAFRKLCEEYAREQVSRQREQFMRLGVRGDWWNPYVTLDKEYEAQQIKVFGDMAKKGYIYKGKKPVYWSPSSESALAEAEIEYHDKRSPSIYVAFNIKDGKNVLVGDEKIIIWTTTPWTIPANLGISVHPELDYNVVKVNDEKYVVAAGLLEKLQAEFEWEQVEVEKTVKGQELEHVVATHPLYGRDSLVMCGDHVTLDAGTGCVHTAPGHGEEDYLVGQKYGLDVLCPVDDKGNMTEEAPGFEGMFYDQANKPITEKLDEVGALMKLTFITHSYAHDWRTKKPVIYRATAQWFASIADFRDELLQAINDVEWIPSWGETRLYNMVRDRGDWCISRQRAWGVPIPVFYGENGEPIITDETIDHVSALFREHGSNIWFEWDTKELLPEGFISEHSPNGEFTREMDIMDVWFDSGSSHQAVLEERAELARPADLYLEGSDQYRGWFNSSLSTSVAVTGKAPYKGVLSHGFALDGEGRKMSKSVGNVVVPNDVMKQLGADILRLWVASVDYQSDVRVSDKILKQVSESYRKIRNTFRFLLGNLHDFDPAVNRVKNEDLDGVHLFMLVKLNEVIEKVKDAYDQYQFSTVYHTIHNFCTIELSSFYMDLAKDTLYIEHADHAERRKIQTVMYESVLTLTKLVSPILSHTADEVWEEIPAVSEASVQLTDMPEAESFGDVEQLKAKWQHFMAVRDDVLKALEQARNDKKIGKSLTAAVTLYADGNVLELLNTTPNLEKLFIVSAVRVKAGVEAAPEDAMSFDTLRIVVEKAEGETCERCWVVTPTVGTNDSHPGLCKSCAETVETHYNN, from the coding sequence ATGGATTATAAACAAACGTTACTTATGCCAAAAACGGATTTCCCGATGCGCGGGAACTTACCGAACAATGAACCGAAACGTCAAGAAAAATGGAACGAGCAAGATATTTACCAAGCCGTGCAAAAAAGAACAGAAGGTCGTCCTCTATTTGTACTGCATGATGGACCTCCTTATGCCAATGGCGATATTCACATGGGTCATGCTTTAAACAAAGTACTGAAAGACTTCATTGTTCGCTATAAATCAATGAATGGATTTCATGCTCCATATGTACCTGGTTGGGACACACATGGTCTGCCAATTGAAACAGCCTTAACTAAAAACGGTAAAGTAAAACGCAAGGAAATGACCGTTGCTGCTTTTCGTAAGCTTTGTGAAGAGTATGCACGTGAGCAAGTCAGCCGTCAGCGTGAACAATTTATGCGGTTAGGTGTCAGAGGAGATTGGTGGAACCCTTATGTAACCCTGGATAAAGAATATGAAGCTCAGCAAATTAAAGTATTCGGTGATATGGCTAAAAAAGGCTATATCTACAAAGGGAAAAAACCTGTTTATTGGTCGCCTTCTTCTGAATCAGCTTTAGCTGAAGCTGAAATTGAGTATCATGACAAACGTTCGCCTTCTATTTATGTGGCTTTTAATATTAAGGATGGCAAAAATGTTTTAGTTGGTGATGAGAAAATCATTATTTGGACAACAACTCCTTGGACGATCCCAGCAAACTTAGGAATTTCTGTACATCCTGAGCTTGATTACAACGTAGTCAAAGTAAATGACGAGAAATATGTCGTTGCAGCTGGCTTACTTGAAAAGCTTCAAGCTGAATTTGAATGGGAGCAAGTAGAAGTTGAAAAAACTGTAAAAGGTCAAGAGCTTGAGCATGTTGTGGCCACCCACCCGCTTTACGGACGTGATTCACTCGTTATGTGTGGAGACCATGTAACACTAGATGCTGGTACAGGTTGTGTTCATACAGCACCAGGACACGGGGAAGAAGATTATCTTGTCGGACAAAAGTATGGTCTGGATGTTTTATGCCCGGTTGATGATAAAGGGAATATGACAGAGGAAGCTCCTGGATTTGAAGGAATGTTTTATGATCAGGCGAATAAGCCGATTACTGAAAAGCTCGATGAAGTGGGCGCATTAATGAAATTAACATTCATTACACACTCTTATGCTCATGATTGGAGAACAAAAAAGCCGGTAATTTATCGTGCTACAGCTCAATGGTTTGCTTCCATTGCTGATTTCCGAGATGAGCTTCTTCAAGCGATTAACGATGTAGAATGGATCCCTTCATGGGGAGAAACAAGACTTTACAACATGGTTCGTGACCGTGGGGATTGGTGTATTTCGAGACAGCGTGCATGGGGTGTGCCTATTCCGGTATTTTACGGGGAAAATGGTGAACCGATTATCACGGATGAAACGATCGATCATGTATCAGCACTTTTCCGTGAACACGGGTCAAATATTTGGTTTGAATGGGATACAAAAGAGTTATTGCCTGAAGGCTTTATTTCAGAACATAGTCCAAACGGTGAATTTACTCGTGAAATGGATATTATGGATGTATGGTTTGACTCAGGTTCATCCCATCAAGCGGTACTTGAAGAACGAGCAGAATTAGCTCGCCCGGCAGATCTATACCTTGAAGGTTCAGACCAATATCGCGGCTGGTTTAACTCTTCTTTATCAACTAGTGTTGCCGTAACTGGAAAAGCACCATATAAAGGCGTACTAAGCCACGGGTTTGCTCTTGATGGTGAAGGGCGCAAGATGAGTAAGTCGGTAGGTAATGTTGTCGTTCCTAACGATGTTATGAAGCAATTGGGAGCCGACATTTTAAGGCTTTGGGTAGCTTCTGTAGATTATCAGTCTGATGTACGTGTTTCTGATAAGATTTTAAAGCAAGTATCTGAGTCTTATCGTAAAATTCGTAACACCTTCCGTTTCTTGCTCGGTAATTTACATGACTTTGATCCTGCTGTGAATCGTGTAAAGAACGAGGATCTTGATGGCGTTCATTTATTTATGCTTGTTAAATTAAATGAAGTGATTGAAAAGGTAAAAGATGCATATGATCAATACCAATTCTCTACTGTTTATCACACGATCCATAATTTCTGCACAATTGAATTAAGTTCGTTCTATATGGATCTGGCTAAAGATACTCTTTATATTGAACATGCAGATCACGCTGAGCGTCGTAAAATTCAAACGGTTATGTACGAAAGTGTTCTTACGTTAACGAAGCTAGTATCACCGATCCTATCTCACACTGCTGATGAAGTATGGGAAGAGATCCCTGCTGTAAGTGAAGCAAGTGTTCAGTTAACAGATATGCCAGAGGCTGAATCATTTGGTGATGTGGAACAATTGAAAGCCAAATGGCAGCACTTCATGGCTGTTCGTGATGATGTTCTTAAAGCATTAGAACAAGCAAGAAATGATAAGAAAATTGGTAAATCATTAACAGCAGCTGTTACATTATATGCAGATGGGAATGTATTAGAGTTATTAAACACTACACCTAATTTAGAGAAATTATTTATCGTCTCAGCGGTTCGGGTAAAAGCTGGCGTTGAGGCAGCACCTGAAGATGCTATGAGCTTTGATACTCTTCGTATCGTTGTTGAAAAAGCAGAAGGTGAAACATGTGAGCGCTGCTGGGTAGTTACACCGACAGTTGGAACAAATGATTCTCATCCTGGATTGTGTAAGTCATGTGCAGAGACGGTTGAGACGCATTACAATAACTAA
- a CDS encoding DivIVA domain-containing protein, protein MPLTPLDIHNKEFTRGFRGYDEDEVNEFLDQVIKDYEAVLREKKELFDRVTDLDEKLEHFKNIEETLNKSILVAQESAEEVRRNAQKEAQLIVKEAEKNADRIINDSLSKSRKIMIEMEELKKQASVYKMRFKMLIEAQLEMLKTDDWDEFVEPEEHELEKEQS, encoded by the coding sequence GTGCCTTTAACACCATTAGATATTCACAACAAGGAATTTACCAGAGGTTTCAGAGGGTATGATGAAGATGAAGTCAATGAATTTCTTGATCAAGTCATTAAAGACTATGAAGCTGTGCTGCGTGAGAAGAAAGAATTGTTTGATCGAGTAACTGATTTAGATGAGAAGCTTGAGCACTTTAAGAACATTGAAGAAACATTAAACAAGTCTATTCTAGTTGCTCAAGAGTCAGCAGAAGAGGTAAGGCGCAATGCGCAAAAAGAAGCTCAGTTAATCGTTAAAGAAGCTGAGAAGAATGCTGATCGTATTATTAATGATTCTTTATCAAAGTCACGTAAAATCATGATTGAGATGGAAGAATTAAAAAAGCAGGCATCTGTTTATAAAATGCGTTTCAAAATGTTAATTGAAGCGCAATTAGAGATGTTAAAAACAGATGACTGGGACGAGTTTGTCGAGCCAGAAGAACATGAATTGGAAAAAGAACAATCCTAA
- a CDS encoding RNA-binding protein has product MSIFQHFREEERPFVEQVLSWKEEVSVMHQERRTDFLDPREQDIVRLIIGNDDELSYQFFGGADDSERKRAYLCPSYLVIEQSHFNLAYFSINYPAKFITLTHSDVLGSLMNIGLKREKFGDIMITQDDIQLVVASEIADFVKMNVEKIGKASIDLVPISLEQLKTPEDKWTEEGMTVSSMRLDVILSEIYNLSRAKVKPYIERGFVKVNWRVTDHVDFLVKEGDYISVRGHGRSKVLEQLGRTKKDKIRIRYARLL; this is encoded by the coding sequence ATGTCGATTTTTCAGCATTTTAGGGAAGAAGAAAGGCCTTTTGTTGAACAAGTATTATCGTGGAAAGAGGAAGTCAGTGTGATGCATCAAGAGCGCAGAACCGATTTCCTTGACCCAAGAGAGCAAGATATTGTTCGATTAATTATTGGAAATGATGACGAGCTGTCGTATCAATTTTTTGGAGGAGCAGATGACTCTGAGAGAAAGAGAGCTTATCTTTGCCCTTCCTATTTAGTAATTGAACAATCTCATTTTAATTTAGCTTATTTCTCGATAAATTACCCTGCCAAATTCATTACGCTCACCCATTCTGATGTATTAGGTTCTTTGATGAATATTGGGCTTAAACGAGAAAAATTTGGGGATATCATGATTACTCAGGATGATATTCAATTAGTTGTAGCAAGTGAAATCGCTGACTTCGTGAAAATGAATGTAGAGAAGATTGGTAAGGCTAGTATTGACTTAGTGCCTATTTCACTTGAACAACTAAAAACACCTGAAGATAAATGGACGGAGGAAGGTATGACCGTTTCCTCAATGAGGCTTGATGTCATCCTCTCAGAAATTTATAATCTTTCTCGTGCAAAAGTGAAGCCGTATATTGAAAGAGGCTTCGTAAAAGTGAATTGGCGGGTAACAGATCACGTGGACTTCTTAGTTAAAGAAGGAGATTACATATCTGTTCGTGGACACGGACGCAGTAAAGTGCTAGAACAATTAGGCCGGACAAAAAAAGATAAAATTAGAATTCGTTACGCGAGATTATTATAG
- a CDS encoding YggT family protein: MQTIGALLYNAMYIYSFLIIGYILMSWFPNARESSFGQFLGSIVEPYLEPFRRFIPPLGMIDLSPIVAIIVLRLASAGVLAIFS; the protein is encoded by the coding sequence GTGCAAACAATAGGTGCATTGCTTTATAACGCAATGTATATATACTCATTTTTAATTATTGGATATATTCTTATGTCTTGGTTCCCGAATGCCCGTGAATCCTCTTTCGGGCAATTTTTAGGAAGCATTGTCGAGCCATATTTGGAACCATTCAGACGTTTTATTCCGCCGCTAGGTATGATTGATTTATCGCCGATTGTAGCGATTATTGTTCTACGTTTAGCGAGCGCGGGAGTTCTTGCCATTTTTAGTTAA